The window AAGGAGTATGTGGGTGATTGGTTCCAAGACAACTTTGAGTCACCTTACATGCTGCATGCTATAAAAATAAAGGATGAAAAGGCCAATGAAGTGATAGCCATTGCCCATGCAGATGGCACCGCAAGGTTACAGACAATGGATAAGGAGACGAGACAGATAAGACTCTATCAGCTTATGGAAGAATTTTATAAGATGACAGACGTACCCATCCTATGCAATACGTCTCTCAACGATAAGGGAGAGCCTATTATTAATTGCATCGATGAAGCCTTCAATTTTGCTTTGCGAAAAAATATACATGTGATGTATGTGAACGGCTATCGCATCCAATTAAAAAATCATAAAAATTATACAGGCACACAACCATTACCCAGACAATTAACCTTAAGTATATGGAAAAATACGGATGAATACATGCAATTATATCAACAGTATAATCCCCACAACGTGAATGATGAGTTAATGGTAACGAGAATCATATGGGGATTGCCCATGGAACGACTTATGGATGCTGATAATAAAAAAGATGCCATGAGAAGTGTCATTGAAACAAAGATGTTTATGAATAAGGTAGGTCCTATTAGAAAGCAAAAAATGAAGTTCATTTATGGCATATTCCAGCATATAAAAGAAAAAGAATTGCAGTTTCACCAAGTAGAAGAAGACTATACCATGAATGATAAGAGAGAAGGGTAAGAGATGAAAACACAATTAGATGGCTATTATCTATCAGCTTATGTAGAAATTGATCAGCTGGGTAATATATATAAATTTGCTCATAGACATGACCAAAATATTGCATTATGGCAGGTTCAACAGAAGGAAGTCCAGTTAATTCATTATTGGGAACTTGAACGACTAAGTGGTGTAAAGAAACATCAGTACTCATTTTTTGACAAACATCAATTTAATGCCTTAATGGACGGGTTACTAGAGCCTTATGGATTAAGCATGGAAGATATTGTAGAAGTATGGGGCACACCAGAACTGGGTGATGGTGAAGGGTATATGTCCATTAAGCGTTATCCAGAGTTCTCCTATCATTCAATGTGTCATCTTGCTTCCTGTTTATTGATGGATACCAACATCTATCATCATGAAAAAGTATTGGCATTTTCTGTTGATGGAGGCTCAGATATTGTGTCGGATACAGAAGCCCATACACGTCATCCATTTGTAGGGTGCTATTCGGACTATCAGCAAGGACAGTTTGCATTAGAATCTGTGTGTTCGCCTGCTATTTTATGGGATTTTATGAGTTCTCACTTTACCATGCGGGAAGGCAGCTTGATGGCACTTGCTAGTGCCAGTAAGAGTGTTGCCTATTATCCCATGGAAGATATCTTACTACACAGCAACATACAAGTACCCAAGGATGTCCATGAGCGTATTCTTGACTTAACAGCTTTTGTTGATAACCTCACCCATGAGGATGCAGGGGTTAAGTTTAATTATTTTGATGAACGGTTTAGTGAGGAAGAAAACAAAATCAGCATGGTGATGAAAATCATTGAACAAATGTCTAAGAACATCATGGATCACAATATTGATGCATTTATAAAAAAATATAACATGGATACCAAGGATGTTTATCTTGCCGTCTCAGGTGGATTTGCTTTGAACTGTCCGTGCAATACCCATCTAATGAATAAATACCAGTTCAAAGGGTTTGTTGCACCACCATGTGTCAGCGATACGGGTATGGCTTTAGGCATTGGTCTGTATGTGTTCTATGATCGGTTGAAAGGAGATTTTAATTTCACGTTACAAGATGCTTATTGGGGAGATAAGAATGACCTAAAGGCCTTTAATATGGATTGTTTTCATGCGTTCATAAAAGGCACAAGTTCATTTGATCCTGAACAAGCAGCTAAGGATATCATAGAAAATCCCATTGTATGGATTGAGAATGGTGCTGAAATTGGACCCAGGGCCCTTGGCGCAAGAAGCTTACTGGGGGACCCGAGAACCATGAAAACCAAAGATGCACTTAACCATATTAAGAAAAGGCAGTGGTGGCGGCCCGTTGCACCCATTGTGATGAAGGATAAGATACATGAATGGTTTGAGGACCCTTATGAGTCACCATATATGCTTCATGCGTCAAAGATCAAGGAAGATAAGGATAATGAAGTCATAGCTATCGTCCATGAGGACAAGACAGCAAGGCTTCAAAGCATTGATGGAACAAGCCGTCAGAAGAAAATTGTTCAAGTGATGGAAAGTTTCTACGATAGGACAGGCGTTCCCATTATATGTAACACATCCTTAAATGATAAAGGAGAACCCATTATCAATAATATAGAACAAGCATTTAACTTTGCCCTCCGAAAAAACATTGACATCATGTATGTCGATGGGATGCGGATTGCATTGAAAAATCATCAAGCTTATGGTAAAAAGTCACCATTAAAACGAAATATCAGCTTTAGTATGTGGCATACCAAAGGCGAATTTGACCAGTTGGTTAGGGACTATAACCCTCACCTTCTATCTGTGAGAGCGATCTTTTACTATATTCATCTAAAAATAAGAGATTTAGAGCTCTTGCAAGATAAAAGAGAGTGTAAGAAATTAGAAATTAAGTCAAAGATGTATTTTAATAGTCTCTCACCCTTTGCAAAAGCTGAATTAGATAGACTATTCAAAGACAACATGTATTACAAACAAATAGAGGAGGAGTTTAGCCTATGAACATTGGCATTATTGGAGCAGGTGTCATGGGGCGAGGTGTTGCTTTAGCCTATGCCCAGTATGGTCATTCTATTGTTTTAGTGGATATAGAAGAATCCGTATTGGAAGAAGCCAAGCAGCAAATCATGATAGATTATCGCTTTCAAGGCATGTATGGTAAGAAATGTAACGATACAATTGAAGATATACTAAAGCGTATTACCTTAACAACAAGACTGGAGGATGTAGAGGCATGTACATATATCATTGAGAATGTAACTGAAAATTGGGATATTAAGAAAGATGTTTATCTAAAACTAGATGCGATATGTGGAGAAGACACTCGTTATGCGGTGAATACCTCTTGTTTTTCCATTACCCAGGTTGGTGCCCTTATGGAGAAACCAGAAAATGTAATAGGTTCTCATTATATGAACCCTGCACACATCAAGTCTACGGTGGAAGTCATCAAGGGGTACCACACATCTGAAGAAACTGTTAACCTGACACTTGATTTATTAAAGAGTATTAACAATGAAGGTGTTGTGGTCAATGACCTGCCTGGTTTTGTATCCAACCGTGTCTTAATGCTAACGGTTAATGAAGCCATCTATTTGGTACATGAGGGAGTAGCAGAACCTAAGAACGTGGATAAGATTTTTAAACAATGCTTTGGACACAAGATGGGACCATTGGAGACAGCTGATTTAATTGGACTTGATACAATTTTGTTTTCAGTTGAAGTATTATATGACAGCTATTGTGATAGTAAATATAGACCGTGTCCCTTATTAAAGAAAATGGTAAGTGCAGGACTGCTTGGCAGAAAAAGTGGGCAAGGCTTCTATAACTATAAATAATAAAAAGGAGAAATGACAATGAATAGGGATGTAATTCGTACAAAGATTAAAACGTTTTTAGGTAAGTTTTTTGGTGAAAAAGGTGTTGAATCCTTAGGGGATGATGATAATTTTTTTGAACTGGGCTTCGTGAATTCACTATTTGCCATGCAGCTTATCACCTTTATTGAAAGTGAATTTGATGTCACCATTGATGTGGCAGAATTGAACATGGATAATTTTAATACCTTACATAAAATAGTGGATACAATTGATAAAAAAATAAGCCAACGATAATCGATATTTAGTAGAAAGGAGTCCTTAGATGTCCAAAAAAACGAAAAAAATAAAGTGTGTCATATGGGACCTTGACAATACGTTGTGGGATGGCGTTCTTGTGGAGGACGAAGAAGTGACTTTAAAAAGTTACATCCTGGATGTGATGCAGGAGCTTGACCATCGAGGTATTCTTCAGTCCATCTCAAGCAAAAACAATTATGAAGATGCCATGATGAAATTAGAAGCATTCGGTATCAAAGAGTATTTTTTGTATCCGCAGATCAGTTGGAGCAGTAAGTCCCAAGCTGTACAAGAAATTATTCGCTGTTTAAACATTGGAGCCGATACCATTGCCTTTATTGATGATCAGCATTTTGAACGGGATGAGGTAAAGAGTGCTGTACCTGAGGTGGCATGCTTTGATGCATGTGAAGTAGTGAACTTACTTAAAAAAGATATGTTTAATCCAGATTTTATCACAAAGGATACCATGAGAAGACGAGAAATGTATCAGGCAGATTATAAGCGCAAAAAAGTGGAGGATGCATATCAAGGACCTCATGAAGATTTCTTAGCTTCTTTAGATATGCATATTCATATTGCGTATGCAAGAGATAGTGATTTAGATCGGGTCATAGAATTAACAGAGCGCACCAATCAATTAAATACAACGGGCTATACCTATTCTTATGAGCAATTAAAAGCCATGCAGAATTCCGATACCCATAAGTTATTAATTGTTGGATTGGATGATAAGTATGGCACCTATGGGAAAATAGGTATTATTCTAATCGATACAAGGATGGATCGATGGACATTGGAATTATTTATTATGTCATGCAGAGTCATGTCAAGAGGTATTGGAACCATCTTATTAAATCACATCATGGAAGTGGCGTACCGTTCAAACATGGCATTATATGCGAAGTTTATTACCACGTCCAAGAATAAGATGATGCAGCTCACCTACAACTTAGCAGGTTTTAAAATCTTTGAGAAAAAAGATGACTATATATTAATGCACAATGACTTTGGTCATATACAAAAAATGCCAGACTATGTTAAGTTACTGTCAGAGCTAGAGGTATATGAGGATGACCAGATAAGGAGGAAACATGGATAAAATAGCGTTGGTTTTTCCTGGACAAGGGACCCAATATGTGGGAATGGGAGAATCGTTTTACAATAATTATTTAGTATGTCGACAGACTTATGAAGAAGCCAGTGATATATCTGGTGTGGATGTTGCACAGTTGTGTTTCAAAAGCAGCCTTGGTGCTTTAAGTCAGATTAAAAATATGCAATTGTCCGTTGTAACCACCTGTGTAGCCATTGCTCGTGCTTACTTTTATGAGTATGGCATGACGCCACAATTCTGTGCAGGACATAGCGTAGGGGAAATAGCAGCATTCATTGTTTCAGGTGCTATTGGTTTTTCAGATGGTATTCAAATACTCATGAAGAGAGGCGAACTGTTAGAGGAAGTTTATCATCAACATGTGGGTACGATGCTCATTGCGGAAGAGATTGATTATTCAGCAGTGGAGGGATTAATAGAAGGGTCTAAGCTACATAAGGATGTCTATATATCTTGTGAGAGTTCCCATAATCAAATATTACTTAGTGGAACGGATGAAGGTATTGAGATGATTCAAGAGAAGCTTCTTGACCATCAAGCGAGAATAACCCCACTGATCACAAGTACACCCATGCATTGTCCCTTAATGGGAAGCATTGAGAAAACATTTTATGATTATTTATGTGGCTTTGAATTCTATCCTTTTAGAATACCTGTCATAACCAATCTATACGGCACACCTTTTAGTGACCCTGATTTGATTCCAGAGGTGATGTCCAAGCATTTGACCCATCCTGTTAAGTGGAAGAAAATCATAGAGTGCATGGACAAGTACGGTGTGTCCATTGCCTTAGAAATGGGACCTAAAAATCTGGTCACGAACCTTGTTGGCAATATTGCACCGGATATGACAGCTTATTGCTTCGGCAAAAAAATGGATCGAAAGCACTTTCATGAGAAATTTATAGCGGATGAAAGCTATAAAAAGGATATTCCAGATTTTATGAGCCGGTGTTTAGGTATTGCAGTGGCCACAAAAAATGCTAATCCATCCACAGAAGCGTATCAAAAAGGCGTCGTGGATAACTATAATGCCATTAAAAAGATTCAAAAAGACATTCAAGATACCAATCGTAAGGTTCTAAAAACCGATATGGAAATAGCTCTTCAGTACCTCGAAAATATCATGAAGACAAAAATGGTACCAGAGAATGAACAAAAGAGCTGGATTAAACGACTGCTGGACGAAACAAGCCATTACTACCTGCTGAAGGAATACTATGTGTAAGTCATTGGAAAGGACGGATGAGTATGCTGCTATACTGTGTGCCTCATGCTGGTAGTTCAGCACTTAATTATTATCAATGGAAATTGCATATGATGAAGGGTATCACAATTGTGCCTCTGGAATTGGCAGGTAGGGGCTCCAAATCAGATAAGCCACTCTATAAAGATTTTCATGAAGCGGTTGACGATTTGGTGGATGATATCCTTCATGATAACCCAGAAGAAGAATATGCATTATTCGGTCACAGCTTAGGTTGTTGGTTGGTTTATCACCTGTATTTTAGATTGCTAGAGAAAGGCATGAAACCACCCGTACATCTGTTTTTTTCTGGCAGATGGTCCCCATTAACCCATAAGGAAGGGCTTAAAAGTACAGAAATGACCGACCAAGAATTTTTGGAGAGCATTAAGGAAATGGGTGGTACCAGTGACAAAATAATGAATACGACAGAATTCCTAGATAAGTATTTAGCAATATTAAGAAGTGATTTTAACATCATTGATCACTATCAAAATCCTACAGACATTCAATTAATTGAAAGTGATATTACGGTATTAAGCGGAACACAAGATAGTTCGATTACAAGTGCAGAGCTCTTTGAATGGCAGAAGACCACCAGTGGGACGTGCACGATATGTAAGGTGAAGGGAGGACACTTTTTTCATCTGGAAAACATGGAAGATACGATTCATATTATTACAAATAAAATTAAGAGGTTTGCATAATGCCTAAGTGGATAGCCATCAATTAAGGTAACATGCAATGCTCTAAAATTGTAGGAGGGTATCACATGAAAAAATTAAAAGAACTGCTATATGGTATGCGTCAGGAAAAAGAAAAAGGTGTAAGTTTTGTTCATTCCGATGAACACGTTCATTTTATGTCTTATGAGGATTTATTTAAAAAAGCTACTTGTGTGAAGGAATATTTATGTCATCAAGGTGTTAGAAAAAACGATGAGGTTATTATAACAACGGATACCACAGAGTGTTTTTATATCACATTTTGGGCTTGTTTATTAGGTGATTTTATTGCTGTACCCTTGAGTTTTAGCCTTGATGACCTGGATAAACTTAAAGGTGTTTTGGAGGTTTGTCATCAGGGGGTTTTTGTTACAGACAATCAAGAGATGTACCAACATATTAATCAGCAAGCCCTTGGATTTAAAACATGCATATGTTGGGATTTAGACATGTTAGAAAATATGGGTGGGTCACCACAAGATACACCCACTGAAAGAGATACCTTTGTCTTATCAGAGGAAGAAAGTGGCATGGACATCGCTTATATTCAATTTTCTTCCGGATCAACAAGTAGTTTAAAAGGTGTGGGGATAACCAACCTGGGTATCTTAACCAATGTGGATAACCTTCTTGGAAGTCGGGATATACATGGCGAAGAAACATTTGTGACGTGGATTCCTCTATACCACAATTTTGGTTTGTTCTTCAATTTATTCATGCCTATACGCTATCAGCAAAATGCTCATATTATAGACACAAAATATGTGGTAAAAAACCCCGTTTTCTATCTGGATTACTGTCATAAAGTGAGAGGATCCGTCACGTCTGGAACGAATTTCTACCTTAACTTTATTATTAAATTGTTACAGGAAAAAGGTATTAGAGAAGATTGGGACTTATCGTGTATCCATTCCATGTTCCTAGGAGCAGAACCCATCTCCATCACCTTATGTAATCAATTTGCAGCCTATATGAAAGGGTGTAAGTTTAGACGCTCAGCACTGGCGCCAGCTTATGGGCTTACAGAAGGTACATTAGCTGTTTCGGCTACAACAGATGACGATTGTGCACAGAAATTATCCGTTAATAAGGAGAGTATGGGCATCGGTCAGCCTTTAGAGATTGTCTCAGATGATGATCCATTAGCCTCAGATATTATTAGTGTTGGAAAGGTACTTCCAGCATTTCAACTCAAAATTGTTGACTTGGCTGGTAATCAATTGAAGGATGGACATTTTGGTTTGATATACATTGCAGGTAAATGTGTATTAAAGAATTATTATAATTTAGAACGAGATGAAAATTTTGTTGATACGTGGTTTAATACAGGGGATATTGGGTTTATTCATGATGAACGGCTTTATATTACTGCCCGCTATAAAGAGATGTTTATCTATAACGGTAAAAATTATTATGATAATGATATAGAAAAATACATCCATAAGTTAGGTGTTTTTCAAGATGAACGGGTTGTTATACATGGGTATCGTAAACATATAGACGATGTGAACGATAGTGTGATTTGCTTTATTCAAGGCTGCCGTGATATGGATACTATTGTGAGTAAAATTAAAAAGGTGTTATCCCAGCTTAACAATGTACTGGGCATCTATATTAACGATTTTGTTTTAGTGGATGTTATTCCAAAGACAGTAAGCGGGAAGGTACAGCGGTATAAGCTTCTTAAAAATTATCTCAATGGAGAATATGATAAAAAATTATCTGAACTGGCTGTAGAAATGGATAAAGTAAACCAAATTATCGACTGTGATGCATCCAGCGTAGGGGATTTTATGGCTAAAACCTTATCAGAAGTTGTGGACCATGATCTTGACTATAGCGGGTCCTTTGTTTCAATGGGTTTGAACTCCATGGAAATTGCAAAATTACATATGGCAATCAATATAAAATATGGTGATTGTATTTCCATTGCGGACCTTTTTGAATATACAAC is drawn from Vallitalea pronyensis and contains these coding sequences:
- a CDS encoding ACP S-malonyltransferase — protein: MDKIALVFPGQGTQYVGMGESFYNNYLVCRQTYEEASDISGVDVAQLCFKSSLGALSQIKNMQLSVVTTCVAIARAYFYEYGMTPQFCAGHSVGEIAAFIVSGAIGFSDGIQILMKRGELLEEVYHQHVGTMLIAEEIDYSAVEGLIEGSKLHKDVYISCESSHNQILLSGTDEGIEMIQEKLLDHQARITPLITSTPMHCPLMGSIEKTFYDYLCGFEFYPFRIPVITNLYGTPFSDPDLIPEVMSKHLTHPVKWKKIIECMDKYGVSIALEMGPKNLVTNLVGNIAPDMTAYCFGKKMDRKHFHEKFIADESYKKDIPDFMSRCLGIAVATKNANPSTEAYQKGVVDNYNAIKKIQKDIQDTNRKVLKTDMEIALQYLENIMKTKMVPENEQKSWIKRLLDETSHYYLLKEYYV
- a CDS encoding non-ribosomal peptide synthetase; the encoded protein is MKKLKELLYGMRQEKEKGVSFVHSDEHVHFMSYEDLFKKATCVKEYLCHQGVRKNDEVIITTDTTECFYITFWACLLGDFIAVPLSFSLDDLDKLKGVLEVCHQGVFVTDNQEMYQHINQQALGFKTCICWDLDMLENMGGSPQDTPTERDTFVLSEEESGMDIAYIQFSSGSTSSLKGVGITNLGILTNVDNLLGSRDIHGEETFVTWIPLYHNFGLFFNLFMPIRYQQNAHIIDTKYVVKNPVFYLDYCHKVRGSVTSGTNFYLNFIIKLLQEKGIREDWDLSCIHSMFLGAEPISITLCNQFAAYMKGCKFRRSALAPAYGLTEGTLAVSATTDDDCAQKLSVNKESMGIGQPLEIVSDDDPLASDIISVGKVLPAFQLKIVDLAGNQLKDGHFGLIYIAGKCVLKNYYNLERDENFVDTWFNTGDIGFIHDERLYITARYKEMFIYNGKNYYDNDIEKYIHKLGVFQDERVVIHGYRKHIDDVNDSVICFIQGCRDMDTIVSKIKKVLSQLNNVLGIYINDFVLVDVIPKTVSGKVQRYKLLKNYLNGEYDKKLSELAVEMDKVNQIIDCDASSVGDFMAKTLSEVVDHDLDYSGSFVSMGLNSMEIAKLHMAINIKYGDCISIADLFEYTTIEQLAEHIVEKVDGRKESETLIS
- a CDS encoding 3-hydroxyacyl-CoA dehydrogenase family protein, yielding MNIGIIGAGVMGRGVALAYAQYGHSIVLVDIEESVLEEAKQQIMIDYRFQGMYGKKCNDTIEDILKRITLTTRLEDVEACTYIIENVTENWDIKKDVYLKLDAICGEDTRYAVNTSCFSITQVGALMEKPENVIGSHYMNPAHIKSTVEVIKGYHTSEETVNLTLDLLKSINNEGVVVNDLPGFVSNRVLMLTVNEAIYLVHEGVAEPKNVDKIFKQCFGHKMGPLETADLIGLDTILFSVEVLYDSYCDSKYRPCPLLKKMVSAGLLGRKSGQGFYNYK
- a CDS encoding thioesterase II family protein; protein product: MSMLLYCVPHAGSSALNYYQWKLHMMKGITIVPLELAGRGSKSDKPLYKDFHEAVDDLVDDILHDNPEEEYALFGHSLGCWLVYHLYFRLLEKGMKPPVHLFFSGRWSPLTHKEGLKSTEMTDQEFLESIKEMGGTSDKIMNTTEFLDKYLAILRSDFNIIDHYQNPTDIQLIESDITVLSGTQDSSITSAELFEWQKTTSGTCTICKVKGGHFFHLENMEDTIHIITNKIKRFA
- a CDS encoding carbamoyltransferase C-terminal domain-containing protein — protein: MKTQLDGYYLSAYVEIDQLGNIYKFAHRHDQNIALWQVQQKEVQLIHYWELERLSGVKKHQYSFFDKHQFNALMDGLLEPYGLSMEDIVEVWGTPELGDGEGYMSIKRYPEFSYHSMCHLASCLLMDTNIYHHEKVLAFSVDGGSDIVSDTEAHTRHPFVGCYSDYQQGQFALESVCSPAILWDFMSSHFTMREGSLMALASASKSVAYYPMEDILLHSNIQVPKDVHERILDLTAFVDNLTHEDAGVKFNYFDERFSEEENKISMVMKIIEQMSKNIMDHNIDAFIKKYNMDTKDVYLAVSGGFALNCPCNTHLMNKYQFKGFVAPPCVSDTGMALGIGLYVFYDRLKGDFNFTLQDAYWGDKNDLKAFNMDCFHAFIKGTSSFDPEQAAKDIIENPIVWIENGAEIGPRALGARSLLGDPRTMKTKDALNHIKKRQWWRPVAPIVMKDKIHEWFEDPYESPYMLHASKIKEDKDNEVIAIVHEDKTARLQSIDGTSRQKKIVQVMESFYDRTGVPIICNTSLNDKGEPIINNIEQAFNFALRKNIDIMYVDGMRIALKNHQAYGKKSPLKRNISFSMWHTKGEFDQLVRDYNPHLLSVRAIFYYIHLKIRDLELLQDKRECKKLEIKSKMYFNSLSPFAKAELDRLFKDNMYYKQIEEEFSL
- a CDS encoding HAD-IIIC family phosphatase produces the protein MSKKTKKIKCVIWDLDNTLWDGVLVEDEEVTLKSYILDVMQELDHRGILQSISSKNNYEDAMMKLEAFGIKEYFLYPQISWSSKSQAVQEIIRCLNIGADTIAFIDDQHFERDEVKSAVPEVACFDACEVVNLLKKDMFNPDFITKDTMRRREMYQADYKRKKVEDAYQGPHEDFLASLDMHIHIAYARDSDLDRVIELTERTNQLNTTGYTYSYEQLKAMQNSDTHKLLIVGLDDKYGTYGKIGIILIDTRMDRWTLELFIMSCRVMSRGIGTILLNHIMEVAYRSNMALYAKFITTSKNKMMQLTYNLAGFKIFEKKDDYILMHNDFGHIQKMPDYVKLLSELEVYEDDQIRRKHG
- a CDS encoding acyl carrier protein; this encodes MNRDVIRTKIKTFLGKFFGEKGVESLGDDDNFFELGFVNSLFAMQLITFIESEFDVTIDVAELNMDNFNTLHKIVDTIDKKISQR